The Mangrovibacterium diazotrophicum genome has a segment encoding these proteins:
- a CDS encoding glycoside hydrolase family 88/105 protein produces the protein MKIKIYVFVIFLLVTHIGSAQPADLFDPSFIKGLIDKNTAWFHDEVISQDSANSRLITWNGATYYSGLLEAWKYTNDENYLKQLKAVGECFDWKLFPGHQNSTANNLLIGDVYLNMSLLNKDTVYFQDLKLEIERIMKGRFTGGDSWWWVDALYMGPPSFALLSQVTGDTEYLEFMHEKWQGTYRELYDEKANLFYRDSNWVYSLGDPQARTSSEGKIFWSRGNGWAVAGICRLLNYLPESHPYRKFYLRTLRNTQKSIVKYQQPDGLWTTNIIDQKDFPDTETSGSALFCYTMAWGINNGILSKKKYEPHLREAWAALVRNIDSKGCMGRCQIVAHQPGNVKETDTDWFGQGQFLLAAVEVLKMYSINR, from the coding sequence ATGAAAATAAAAATATATGTTTTTGTTATTTTTTTATTAGTCACACACATAGGTTCAGCACAGCCGGCCGACCTTTTCGACCCCTCATTCATCAAAGGTTTGATCGACAAGAATACGGCATGGTTTCATGATGAAGTTATTTCACAGGACTCTGCCAATTCAAGATTAATAACCTGGAATGGAGCTACTTATTATTCAGGTTTGCTGGAAGCTTGGAAATACACCAATGATGAGAACTACTTAAAACAGCTAAAGGCTGTTGGTGAATGTTTTGACTGGAAACTATTTCCAGGGCATCAAAATTCGACTGCAAATAACCTTCTGATTGGTGATGTTTATCTGAACATGTCCTTGCTGAATAAAGATACCGTATACTTTCAAGATCTTAAATTGGAAATAGAGCGGATCATGAAGGGGCGGTTTACCGGAGGTGATTCCTGGTGGTGGGTTGATGCCCTTTATATGGGGCCACCATCGTTTGCTCTTTTATCGCAGGTGACCGGTGATACCGAATATTTGGAGTTTATGCACGAAAAATGGCAAGGTACCTACCGTGAATTGTATGATGAGAAAGCAAATTTGTTTTACCGCGATTCAAACTGGGTCTACAGTCTTGGGGATCCGCAAGCCCGTACATCTTCTGAAGGTAAGATATTTTGGTCAAGAGGTAATGGCTGGGCAGTAGCTGGGATATGTCGGCTATTAAATTATCTCCCCGAAAGTCATCCTTATCGGAAATTTTATCTGCGAACATTGAGGAATACACAAAAATCAATCGTCAAATATCAACAGCCTGACGGGCTTTGGACCACTAACATCATAGATCAGAAAGATTTTCCAGACACCGAAACCAGTGGTTCTGCGCTGTTTTGCTATACAATGGCATGGGGAATTAATAATGGAATATTAAGTAAGAAAAAGTATGAACCCCACCTGAGGGAAGCATGGGCAGCTTTAGTTCGAAATATTGATTCGAAAGGTTGCATGGGGCGTTGTCAAATAGTTGCGCATCAGCCAGGAAACGTGAAGGAGACAGATACAGACTGGTTCGGACAAGGGCAATTTCTCCTTGCTGCTGTCGAAGTGTTGAAAATGTACTCAATAAATCGGTGA
- the nagA gene encoding N-acetylglucosamine-6-phosphate deacetylase: protein MMHRKRMKNLFITGVAALLSLSTYAQETIEGLFYYDNSPISIEIENGRIKQIKRLKEVSKDFPQLYIAPGFIDNQVNGFAGVSFAFGGSDLTYEGVEKATIALWKTGVTSYLPTLTTNTKELLIKNLSILSRASESERLLGSIPGFHLEGPYINPEDGYRGAHPVKYVRLPDWEEFVQLNEAANDKILQITIAPEMDRALDFISNCTEAGVVVALGHHNAPSEIVSQAIDRGAKIATHLGNGAANMVNRHQNPFWSQLADDRFMVSIICDGFHLLPEEIKTFYKAKGIDKTILTSDVTSYAALDPGVYHTQTGEIIELTEEGMLRYPEQKVLYGSASPITKGVGHIIDVTGCTLADAVQMASTNPANLYGLSDRGILEPGKRADIILFKMENNQLQIQKTYVQGKLVYQAE from the coding sequence ATGATGCATAGAAAAAGGATGAAAAATCTCTTTATCACAGGAGTTGCAGCTCTTTTATCACTGTCAACTTATGCTCAAGAAACGATAGAAGGATTGTTCTATTACGACAATAGCCCGATATCGATAGAAATAGAAAATGGTAGAATAAAACAGATAAAGAGGCTAAAAGAGGTTTCGAAAGATTTTCCGCAGCTGTACATAGCTCCGGGGTTTATTGATAATCAGGTAAATGGTTTCGCCGGGGTTTCATTTGCTTTTGGTGGGAGTGATTTAACATACGAAGGAGTTGAAAAGGCTACTATCGCACTGTGGAAAACCGGCGTCACCAGCTATTTACCAACGCTGACTACAAATACAAAAGAGTTATTAATAAAAAACCTGAGTATTTTATCAAGGGCTTCGGAAAGCGAAAGATTATTGGGCTCAATTCCCGGGTTCCATTTAGAAGGCCCATATATTAATCCTGAAGACGGTTACCGAGGTGCACATCCAGTGAAATATGTAAGACTGCCCGATTGGGAGGAATTTGTGCAGTTAAACGAAGCTGCAAATGATAAAATCTTACAAATTACGATAGCGCCTGAAATGGATCGGGCACTCGATTTCATTTCAAACTGTACCGAAGCAGGTGTTGTTGTTGCTTTGGGGCATCATAATGCTCCATCAGAAATTGTTAGTCAGGCTATTGATAGGGGAGCTAAAATTGCAACTCATCTTGGAAATGGGGCTGCTAATATGGTTAACCGTCATCAAAATCCTTTTTGGTCGCAATTGGCAGATGATCGTTTTATGGTTAGTATTATTTGTGATGGCTTTCACCTTTTACCCGAAGAGATCAAAACTTTTTATAAAGCAAAAGGGATCGATAAAACAATCTTAACATCAGATGTAACAAGTTACGCGGCACTGGATCCTGGGGTATATCATACTCAAACGGGGGAAATCATCGAATTGACAGAAGAAGGAATGTTGCGATATCCTGAGCAAAAAGTATTGTATGGCTCGGCGTCTCCAATAACCAAAGGTGTTGGTCATATTATTGATGTAACAGGCTGTACGCTAGCAGATGCTGTTCAAATGGCAAGCACAAATCCAGCCAATTTGTATGGTTTATCTGATCGGGGAATACTGGAGCCCGGCAAACGCGCTGATATAATTTTATTCAAAATGGAGAATAACCAGTTGCAAATTCAGAAAACGTATGTCCAAGGTAAATTAGTCTATCAGGCTGAATGA
- a CDS encoding Nramp family divalent metal transporter → MKNKVVKKILMALASVGPGLFLIGYNIGTGSVTTMAKTGAEYGMELFWALVLSCIFTFILMVAYGKVTLVSGNTALSNIKKEFKYGWILALYILIALIIGELLALMGVMGIVADLLQEAFRLLKNDFLVDRWVIILILAAGLYLLLLYGQYKTFEKVLTVFVIFMGLAFIVVFFMVKPDFSVIARGLIPGMPNQSGAFGLAAAIAGTTCSAAVFIIRSTVVAEKGWTIQNLKDEKKDAFVSASVMLLLSGVIMAVAAGTLHVMGLKLENTVEMIHLFEPIGGDIAVLILILGIVGAGLSTIFPIVLIAPWLIADYSGKPRNIHSKQSRTLILLAMLFAFGTVFLNQRPPALMIFSQAFQAVILPAVAVPVLLLLNRKEFMGKYKASVWENLGIGAVVLFSLVTTWFAISELLF, encoded by the coding sequence ATGAAAAATAAAGTAGTTAAAAAAATACTAATGGCCCTGGCATCAGTTGGGCCGGGCTTATTTCTGATTGGTTACAATATAGGAACCGGAAGTGTAACAACGATGGCTAAAACAGGTGCAGAGTATGGCATGGAATTGTTTTGGGCACTTGTGTTATCCTGCATTTTTACATTTATCCTGATGGTAGCCTATGGAAAAGTTACATTGGTTTCTGGTAACACCGCTCTTTCGAATATCAAAAAAGAGTTTAAGTATGGATGGATACTTGCTTTGTATATCCTAATTGCGCTAATAATTGGTGAATTGCTGGCTTTAATGGGAGTTATGGGTATAGTCGCTGATTTGTTGCAAGAAGCTTTTCGTCTGTTAAAGAACGACTTTCTGGTTGATAGGTGGGTGATTATTTTGATCCTGGCAGCGGGTTTATACCTATTGCTTCTGTATGGGCAATACAAAACTTTCGAGAAAGTTTTGACGGTGTTTGTGATTTTCATGGGGTTGGCTTTCATTGTCGTATTTTTTATGGTCAAACCCGATTTTTCAGTAATTGCCCGTGGGCTAATTCCTGGAATGCCTAATCAAAGTGGAGCCTTTGGTTTGGCTGCTGCAATTGCAGGGACTACTTGTTCTGCAGCGGTTTTCATAATACGAAGCACTGTCGTAGCAGAAAAGGGGTGGACTATTCAAAACTTAAAAGATGAGAAGAAGGATGCTTTTGTGTCTGCGTCCGTCATGTTGTTGTTAAGTGGGGTAATTATGGCTGTTGCCGCAGGAACTCTACATGTAATGGGGTTGAAACTTGAGAATACCGTTGAAATGATCCACCTATTTGAACCGATCGGGGGGGATATTGCAGTTCTTATATTAATACTTGGTATAGTCGGGGCTGGGCTCTCGACAATCTTTCCAATCGTTTTAATTGCACCCTGGTTAATTGCAGATTATTCTGGTAAGCCACGTAATATTCATTCGAAACAATCGCGTACGTTGATCCTTTTGGCGATGCTGTTTGCTTTCGGTACCGTTTTCCTGAATCAACGGCCTCCGGCATTGATGATTTTCTCCCAAGCATTTCAGGCAGTTATTCTTCCGGCGGTGGCTGTTCCCGTATTATTACTTCTTAATCGTAAAGAGTTTATGGGGAAATATAAGGCATCGGTTTGGGAGAATCTTGGAATTGGGGCTGTCGTGCTATTTTCACTAGTAACCACATGGTTCGCTATCTCAGAACTGCTATTTTGA
- a CDS encoding glucosamine-6-phosphate deaminase codes for MNEVKEQKVENLSVNIYQSVSELGVASAKFVAEKLNSAILKKGEANLILATGASQFSFIQCLKNEIIDWSKITVFHLDEYEGISDNHPASFRKYLKERILEQVQPKQVHYLHGDAPDVEAEILKYENLLKDTVIDVACIGIGENGHIAFNDPPVADFNDPYLVKVVELDEACRRQQLGEGWFSTFEEVPTHALSLTIPAIMRCDTISCAVPDARKAQAVYDTLNAEVSTAYPSTILRKHNDCVLFLDSFSASLLK; via the coding sequence ATGAATGAAGTTAAAGAACAGAAAGTTGAGAATCTTAGTGTAAATATTTATCAAAGTGTTAGTGAATTAGGCGTAGCATCTGCGAAATTTGTAGCCGAAAAGTTAAACAGTGCGATTCTGAAAAAAGGAGAAGCTAATTTAATTTTGGCCACTGGTGCATCTCAATTTTCTTTTATTCAATGTCTTAAGAACGAGATTATTGATTGGAGTAAAATAACAGTTTTTCATCTTGATGAATATGAAGGCATAAGCGATAATCATCCAGCCAGTTTCAGGAAGTATTTGAAGGAGCGGATACTTGAGCAAGTTCAGCCAAAACAAGTACACTATCTGCATGGAGATGCGCCGGATGTAGAAGCTGAAATATTGAAGTATGAAAATTTGCTCAAAGATACTGTTATTGATGTTGCGTGTATTGGGATAGGGGAAAATGGGCACATTGCATTTAACGATCCGCCTGTAGCTGATTTTAACGACCCATATTTGGTGAAAGTTGTAGAACTAGATGAAGCGTGCCGTAGACAACAACTCGGAGAAGGTTGGTTTTCTACATTCGAGGAGGTTCCAACACATGCGCTTTCTCTTACTATTCCAGCCATTATGCGTTGTGATACGATTAGTTGTGCTGTGCCTGACGCAAGGAAAGCTCAAGCTGTATATGACACGTTGAACGCAGAGGTTTCTACTGCTTATCCTTCAACTATTCTTCGAAAACATAATGATTGTGTACTTTTTCTCGATTCATTTTCAGCATCACTGTTAAAATAG
- a CDS encoding RNA polymerase sigma factor, with product MRSNEHTLDYELVEKFCNGDIDAFDQIFSKYGDRLFGFALGYLKSKEETEELVQDVFLKIWENRKNLKKEASLKSYLFTIAYHNICLHFRKKRRHTRFLLEKSISENNIVDLEEQLEYRATIEELDKLIDKLPAKQKAIFIKSRKEGKSTREIAKEMNLAPGTVDNNISAAIKFLRQHISPNNLGMLLFFAIFITE from the coding sequence ATGAGATCGAATGAACATACTTTGGATTATGAGTTAGTTGAAAAATTTTGCAATGGAGACATTGATGCGTTCGATCAAATTTTCTCGAAGTATGGAGACAGACTATTTGGATTTGCGTTGGGGTATTTGAAGTCTAAAGAAGAAACTGAAGAGTTGGTTCAGGATGTATTTTTGAAGATATGGGAAAACAGAAAGAACTTAAAAAAAGAAGCTTCTTTAAAATCGTATCTTTTTACTATCGCATATCATAATATATGTCTGCATTTTCGGAAAAAGAGAAGGCATACCAGATTTCTTCTAGAAAAAAGTATCTCCGAAAATAACATTGTTGATCTGGAAGAGCAATTGGAATACAGAGCGACAATTGAAGAACTGGATAAGCTTATCGACAAATTACCGGCAAAACAAAAGGCCATTTTTATAAAAAGCCGGAAAGAAGGGAAATCTACGCGAGAGATTGCCAAAGAAATGAATCTCGCTCCCGGTACCGTTGACAATAATATCTCAGCTGCCATTAAGTTCCTACGTCAGCATATTTCACCCAACAACCTTGGCATGTTACTATTCTTTGCAATTTTTATCACAGAATAA
- a CDS encoding DoxX subfamily — MNNSKDSFSNLQLTFLLLLRFSVGWHILYEGLAKALSPQWSSLVFLQQTRGLFTGMSDWIVSNPVVLNLVDFLNTWGLISIGLGVVLGLFFRGAVISGATILLFYFLCNPPLIGSGYSSPVDGNNLLIDETLIEALSLCVLALFPTNRIFGLDAFTSKLKTLKNTK; from the coding sequence ATGAATAATTCCAAGGACAGTTTTTCAAACTTACAGTTGACATTTTTATTGTTGTTACGCTTTTCGGTTGGCTGGCATATATTATATGAAGGCCTGGCAAAAGCATTATCTCCTCAGTGGTCATCATTAGTCTTCTTGCAACAAACTCGAGGTCTGTTCACTGGAATGAGCGATTGGATAGTATCGAATCCCGTGGTTTTAAATCTCGTCGACTTTCTAAATACATGGGGACTGATATCTATTGGGTTAGGAGTTGTACTTGGGCTTTTCTTCCGAGGGGCAGTTATTTCAGGTGCTACTATTCTATTGTTTTATTTTCTATGTAATCCCCCCCTCATCGGAAGCGGATATTCTAGCCCGGTAGATGGGAATAATCTCTTGATTGATGAAACATTGATAGAAGCATTGTCGCTTTGCGTGTTGGCGCTGTTTCCTACCAATAGGATTTTTGGATTAGATGCTTTTACCAGTAAACTGAAAACTTTAAAGAATACGAAATGA
- a CDS encoding Gfo/Idh/MocA family protein: MMTAENENHSKNQSDGHRSQMPRRSLLKALAGVPVIGLLGFEILKKRSYDLGARESVLKELGLDTADFSEMDYGDTKANSELVRVGFIGFGTRATSLAQALGFVHPCDTKLGKQNVILGQKSLNVAITGICDVFDLHAQNGLDTASNDISDGGRKLSLPVKRYQTYQDMLADKEIDAVIIATPDHHHARMAIDAVKAGKHVYCEKSVALTEEELNELYRTVKESKIVYQLGHQITQSVVFKKAKEIIKRNILGKITLVETTSNRNSASEAWIRHLDANGNLKPGSEKMIDWEQWLGNAPYAPFSVDRFYNWTKWFAYDTGMIGQLFTHEFDAVNQLLGIGIPHSVVSSGGIYYWKNNREMPDSLHCVFEYPNHDLTMVYSGNLASSHNRGRIFMGHDASLELGSDAVIRVDRNSTRYSKGIQSGVIDPNSPIISFSSNAQQIDAVSSASEKYYAARGLTTTAINGQNVDVTHLHLREWLNCIRNGGMPSANIEMAYQEGIACIMAHKSYVEKRVVKWDPIAQKII; the protein is encoded by the coding sequence ATGATGACTGCTGAAAACGAGAATCATTCTAAAAATCAATCTGATGGTCATCGGTCCCAAATGCCACGTAGATCATTATTGAAAGCTTTGGCAGGGGTTCCTGTTATTGGTCTTTTGGGATTTGAGATATTAAAGAAAAGAAGTTATGATTTAGGAGCCAGAGAATCCGTGCTAAAAGAGCTCGGATTGGATACAGCTGATTTCTCCGAAATGGATTATGGCGATACCAAAGCTAATAGTGAATTGGTCAGGGTGGGCTTCATTGGTTTCGGTACCCGTGCAACCTCATTGGCGCAAGCTTTAGGTTTTGTGCACCCATGCGATACGAAATTGGGAAAACAGAATGTTATTCTCGGACAAAAGTCATTAAACGTGGCCATAACGGGTATTTGTGATGTGTTTGATTTGCACGCGCAAAATGGCTTGGATACCGCATCAAATGACATATCTGATGGGGGTCGTAAGCTATCGTTGCCTGTTAAACGTTATCAGACGTACCAAGACATGCTTGCAGATAAAGAAATTGATGCGGTGATTATAGCTACTCCGGATCATCATCATGCCCGCATGGCAATTGATGCAGTAAAAGCGGGTAAACATGTTTACTGTGAAAAAAGTGTGGCACTCACCGAGGAGGAATTAAATGAACTTTACCGGACTGTAAAAGAGAGTAAAATAGTCTATCAACTGGGACATCAGATAACCCAAAGTGTTGTTTTTAAAAAGGCGAAAGAAATAATAAAAAGGAACATTCTGGGAAAGATAACTTTGGTTGAAACAACCTCAAACAGAAACAGCGCGAGTGAAGCCTGGATAAGACATTTGGATGCCAATGGAAATCTTAAACCCGGTAGTGAAAAAATGATTGACTGGGAGCAATGGCTCGGAAATGCTCCATATGCACCATTTTCAGTCGACCGATTTTATAACTGGACTAAGTGGTTTGCTTATGATACAGGGATGATTGGGCAACTGTTTACCCATGAGTTTGATGCGGTGAATCAGTTGCTGGGGATAGGAATTCCACATTCAGTAGTATCCTCAGGAGGAATTTATTATTGGAAGAATAACCGAGAGATGCCAGATTCACTTCACTGTGTTTTTGAGTATCCGAATCATGACCTAACGATGGTTTATAGCGGAAATCTCGCTTCCAGCCACAATCGCGGACGAATATTTATGGGGCATGATGCCTCTTTGGAGTTGGGAAGTGATGCTGTTATTCGAGTAGATAGGAACTCAACGCGCTATAGCAAAGGAATCCAATCAGGGGTAATTGATCCTAACTCTCCGATTATTTCCTTTAGTTCCAATGCGCAACAAATTGATGCTGTCTCATCCGCATCCGAAAAATACTATGCAGCCCGGGGATTAACGACAACTGCCATTAATGGACAGAACGTGGATGTTACTCACCTCCATTTAAGAGAATGGCTAAACTGTATTCGAAATGGAGGTATGCCGAGTGCGAATATCGAAATGGCCTATCAAGAAGGTATCGCTTGTATAATGGCGCATAAGTCTTATGTGGAGAAACGAGTTGTCAAATGGGATCCGATTGCTCAAAAAATAATCTAG
- a CDS encoding beta-N-acetylhexosaminidase, translated as MKVLCLFLLSFTLGFFAVSAENIRIIPQPKEMVETNDNFLLDSRLFIVSGVESQSTALILREYFACEYGLKLELKSLATEKEKCIRFTLKRNLPSEGYELNVNANCVEISASDNTGWFYAIQSLKQLLPPNDGVSAVNDISIPGVSIKDSPRFPWRAFMLDESRYFKGADQVKMLLDEMASLKMNIFHWHLVDDQGWRIEIKKYPLLTEIGSKRESTQVGPLKWESPIQSGETHEGYYTQDEIKEIINYAAQRHITIVPEIEMPGHSSAAIASYPWLGTAKDEIEVPIRFGVGTDVYDLSDPKVYQFLTDVLDEVIELFPSMVIHIGGDEVKYDHWKQSLSVQAYMNENNLETPADLQVYFTNSISRYLQGKGRRMMGWNEILGHNLHEYQDEADTQVKQKLARQTVIHFWKGDVELISQAASEGYEIVNSLHSYTYLDYDYVDIPLQKAYSFNPIPEELDSRYHDKVIGMGCQMWGEWIPTNGYMHFMVFPRIAAYAEVGWTQIENKNFGEFERALKKMKMHWDKIGVYYAPDSVVGIESEDNEK; from the coding sequence ATGAAGGTTTTATGTTTGTTTTTGCTATCGTTTACATTAGGCTTTTTTGCCGTTTCCGCAGAAAATATTCGGATCATACCACAGCCGAAGGAGATGGTTGAAACCAATGACAATTTTCTATTAGACTCGCGTCTATTTATCGTTTCTGGAGTCGAGAGCCAAAGTACCGCGTTGATCCTACGGGAATACTTTGCTTGTGAATATGGTTTAAAACTCGAACTAAAATCGTTGGCAACAGAAAAAGAGAAGTGTATCAGATTCACTCTCAAGCGGAATTTGCCCTCCGAAGGATACGAACTAAATGTAAACGCCAATTGCGTTGAAATCAGTGCGTCTGATAACACGGGGTGGTTCTATGCGATTCAAAGCCTGAAACAGCTACTTCCCCCGAATGATGGTGTTTCTGCGGTCAACGATATTTCGATTCCCGGAGTGTCAATCAAAGATTCACCTCGTTTCCCTTGGAGGGCTTTTATGCTTGATGAAAGCCGATATTTTAAAGGCGCGGATCAGGTGAAAATGCTACTTGACGAAATGGCTTCCTTGAAGATGAATATTTTCCACTGGCATTTGGTTGATGATCAGGGGTGGCGTATCGAGATAAAAAAGTATCCGCTTCTGACCGAAATTGGTTCAAAGAGGGAAAGTACGCAAGTGGGACCGCTGAAGTGGGAGAGCCCGATTCAGTCGGGTGAAACGCACGAAGGATATTACACTCAGGATGAAATCAAGGAAATTATTAACTACGCAGCGCAGAGGCATATTACAATCGTTCCTGAGATCGAAATGCCGGGACACTCATCTGCGGCGATCGCATCATACCCTTGGCTGGGGACAGCCAAAGATGAAATTGAGGTGCCAATTCGTTTTGGCGTTGGTACGGACGTATATGATTTGAGCGATCCGAAAGTCTATCAATTTCTTACAGATGTGCTCGATGAGGTAATTGAGTTATTCCCGTCAATGGTAATACACATCGGTGGTGATGAAGTTAAATACGATCATTGGAAGCAATCTTTATCTGTGCAGGCTTACATGAATGAGAATAATCTGGAAACTCCGGCAGACCTGCAAGTCTATTTCACCAATAGTATTTCTCGGTATTTACAGGGAAAAGGGAGAAGAATGATGGGATGGAATGAAATTTTGGGGCATAATCTCCACGAATATCAGGATGAGGCGGATACTCAGGTAAAACAGAAACTGGCCCGTCAAACAGTAATCCACTTTTGGAAGGGAGACGTGGAGCTTATTAGCCAAGCTGCCAGTGAGGGCTATGAAATTGTGAATTCATTGCATTCATACACTTACCTCGATTACGACTATGTCGATATTCCTTTGCAAAAGGCATATTCTTTTAATCCAATTCCTGAAGAGCTGGATTCTCGGTATCATGATAAAGTGATTGGTATGGGATGTCAAATGTGGGGTGAATGGATTCCGACTAACGGGTACATGCATTTTATGGTTTTTCCGCGAATAGCAGCCTATGCTGAAGTTGGATGGACACAAATCGAAAACAAGAACTTTGGGGAATTCGAACGGGCACTGAAAAAAATGAAGATGCATTGGGATAAAATCGGTGTTTATTATGCTCCGGATTCCGTCGTCGGAATTGAATCTGAAGACAATGAAAAGTAA
- a CDS encoding tyrosine-type recombinase/integrase, with the protein MPLERNIKLSFATHRSKSVVRIDFAYDAELVAIVKQFDHASWSQTLGCWYVPKEQFDLHRFFDVFRGKAWLEYKALKTLSVKKVEPRPSFDYSYRKLVSLPDGYLEKLAQRRYSPSTVRTYEAYFKDYAYHFREYDLAQITEEEVNAYILELVQNGRISASQQNQRINAIKFYYEKVLDQERMRFSIDRPRKSQPLPRVLSKDEIKLIIGKSNNLKHRCILSLIYSAGLRRGELINLKLSDIHSDRGLIRIEAAKGKKDRYSLLSAGLIKHLRDYYKQYRPQYWLFEGPDPGQAYSASSIAKILKEACNKAGIRKHVTPHMLRHSFATHLLEQGVDLRYIQELLGHGSSKTTEIYTHVSKQHIEGIKNPLDEIFNDST; encoded by the coding sequence ATGCCACTAGAAAGGAACATCAAGCTGAGCTTTGCAACGCATCGGAGCAAGTCCGTTGTTCGGATTGATTTTGCTTACGATGCGGAGCTTGTGGCGATTGTGAAACAGTTTGATCATGCTAGCTGGAGCCAAACATTGGGTTGTTGGTATGTCCCCAAAGAACAATTTGATTTGCACCGGTTTTTTGACGTGTTTCGGGGGAAAGCCTGGTTGGAATATAAGGCGTTAAAGACTCTGTCAGTTAAAAAAGTAGAACCGAGGCCGTCTTTTGATTACAGTTACCGAAAATTAGTGAGCCTCCCCGATGGTTATTTAGAAAAGTTAGCACAAAGACGGTACAGTCCTAGTACTGTTCGAACTTATGAGGCATATTTTAAAGACTACGCCTATCATTTTCGGGAGTATGACCTTGCCCAAATTACGGAAGAAGAAGTAAATGCTTATATTCTTGAACTTGTTCAAAATGGTAGAATTTCGGCCAGCCAACAGAACCAACGCATCAATGCCATTAAGTTCTATTACGAAAAGGTTCTAGATCAAGAACGGATGAGATTTTCGATTGATCGCCCGCGAAAATCGCAGCCGTTACCCCGGGTATTAAGCAAAGACGAAATAAAATTAATCATTGGCAAATCGAACAATTTAAAACATCGATGTATTTTGTCGCTAATTTATTCAGCCGGTTTAAGGCGAGGCGAACTGATTAATCTTAAACTAAGTGATATTCATTCAGACCGCGGACTTATTCGGATTGAGGCAGCCAAGGGGAAAAAAGATCGATACTCCTTATTGTCAGCAGGATTAATAAAGCATCTTAGAGATTATTACAAACAATACCGCCCCCAATATTGGTTATTTGAAGGTCCCGATCCAGGGCAAGCATACAGTGCCTCTAGTATAGCAAAAATTTTAAAAGAGGCATGCAACAAAGCTGGTATACGAAAACACGTAACACCTCACATGCTACGACACTCTTTTGCAACTCACCTGTTGGAGCAAGGTGTTGATTTGCGATATATTCAAGAACTGTTGGGGCATGGGTCATCAAAAACAACTGAAATTTACACTCACGTTTCCAAACAGCATATTGAAGGAATCAAAAACCCACTAGATGAAATTTTCAACGACTCAACATAA
- a CDS encoding phosphoribosylaminoimidazolesuccinocarboxamide synthase yields the protein METEKRFKTKTGYCHILADKIVLTRDGIIGNIANVTVGNTINRILIIYVLISIALIYFAIENFNKHDDFSAILLLLFSIYLIYGIFNSLNNSATPVIERQSIQHTKFVKGITGLTRARFVVIFTDDKGKTKKRLIMLPGTLTGGKSETDIAYNLMKEENFI from the coding sequence ATGGAGACAGAGAAAAGATTTAAGACGAAAACTGGATATTGTCATATTTTAGCGGATAAGATTGTTTTAACAAGGGACGGGATTATAGGAAATATTGCAAATGTAACGGTTGGTAATACTATAAATCGGATTTTAATAATTTACGTATTGATTTCGATTGCATTAATCTATTTTGCGATTGAGAATTTTAATAAACATGACGATTTTAGTGCAATATTATTGTTGTTATTTTCCATCTATCTGATTTATGGGATTTTTAATAGTTTGAATAATTCTGCAACACCAGTAATTGAAAGACAATCGATTCAGCATACAAAATTTGTAAAAGGAATTACTGGTTTGACAAGAGCCAGATTTGTAGTGATTTTTACTGATGATAAAGGAAAAACTAAAAAACGCTTGATTATGCTACCTGGTACATTAACTGGAGGTAAATCGGAAACAGATATTGCTTATAATTTAATGAAAGAAGAGAATTTTATTTAA